A region of Bos javanicus breed banteng chromosome 17, ARS-OSU_banteng_1.0, whole genome shotgun sequence DNA encodes the following proteins:
- the TANGO2 gene encoding transport and Golgi organization protein 2 homolog, with the protein MCIIFFKFDPRPVSKNAYRLILAANRDEFYHRPARAADFWGSNNEVLSGLDMEDGKEGGTWLGISTRGRLAALTNYLQPRLNHNARGRGELVAQFLTSDMDSLSYLKKVSAEGHLYNGFNLIAADLSAEKGDVICYYGNRGEREPVVLAPGTYGLSNALLETPWRKLCFGKQLFLEAVERGRELPRDALVAQLLAVLSNDEAQLPDPAIEAQGREYVRPILSKYAAVCVRCPDYGTRTSTVILVDADGHVTFTERSMLGSDPTRWETTTHEFRLQS; encoded by the exons ATGTGCATCATCTTCTTTAAGTTCGATCCTCGCCCTGTTTCCAAAAATGCGTACAG GCTCATCCTGGCCGCCAACAGGGACGAGTTCTACCACCGGCCGGCCAGGGCCGCAGACTTCTGGGGGAGCAACAACGAGGTCCTCAGCG GGCTGGACATGGAGGACGGCAAGGAGGGCGGCACGTGGCTGGGCATCAGCACGCGGGGCAGGCTGGCCGCGCTCACCAACTACTTGCAGCCGCGGCTGAACCACAATGCCCGGGGCCGAG GTGAGCTCGTGGCCCAGttcctgacctcggacatggacAGCTTGTCCTACCTAAAGAAGGTCTCGGCCGAGGGCCATCTGTACAACGGCTTCAACCTCATCGCGGCCGACCTGAG CGCAGAGAAGGGAGACGTCATTTGCTACTACGGAAACCGGGGGGAGCGGGAGCCTGTTGTCCTGGCGCCAG GGACCTATGGGCTGAGCAACGCGCTGCTGGAGACGCCCTGGAGGAAGCTGTGCTTCGGGAAGCAGCTCTTCCTGGAGGCCGTGGAGCGGGGCCGGGAGCTCCCCAGGGATGCGCTGGTGGCCCAGCTCCTAGCTGTGCTCAGCAATGACGAGGC GCAGCTGCCAGACCCAGCCATCGAGGCCCAGGGCAGGGAGTATGTGCGACCCATCCTCAGCAAGTACGCGGCTGTGTGCGTGCGCTGCCCGGACTACGGCACCAG GACCAGCACGGTCATCCTTGTGGATGCAGATGGGCACGTGACCTTCACGGAGCGCAGCATGCTGGGCTCGGACCCCACCCGCTGGGAGACCACTACCCATGAGTTCCGGCTGCAGAGCTAG